A single genomic interval of Croceibacter atlanticus HTCC2559 harbors:
- a CDS encoding NifU family protein: MEGQELYNSVQAALEEIRPFLQNDGGDISLVSIEDDKTVFVKLMGNCVGCSVNQMTLKSGVEMTIKKHAPQIEKVINTAQ; encoded by the coding sequence ATGGAAGGACAAGAATTATATAATAGTGTGCAAGCTGCATTAGAAGAAATACGCCCATTTTTACAAAATGATGGCGGTGATATTTCTTTAGTTAGTATTGAAGATGATAAAACAGTCTTTGTAAAGCTTATGGGTAATTGTGTTGGTTGTAGTGTTAACCAAATGACACTTAAGAGTGGTGTTGAGATGACAATTAAAAAGCATGCACCACAAATTGAAAAGGTGATTAACACCGCTCAATAA
- a CDS encoding PorP/SprF family type IX secretion system membrane protein: MTTQIKSALALLMLISGSFFVNAQEGIPVYSDYLTDNLYLLHPSMAGASNASKVRLTARQQWFDVEDAPSLQTLSLNGRITDKIGVGGILFNDSNGNFSQTGAYATFAYHLLLSRNEIDLNQLSFGLSIGAIQGRLDESTFTMFDPIVTGIEQTDTYFNLDFGVSYYFLDFFSHLTVKNALPANRDIFTEDLESNNQRRYLLSAGYTISPYGSDWSYEPSIMFQSTDETQERSIDLNMKVYKAMDFGRLWGGLSYRRSFEGAEFTQDGVEVSNQKLQLITPFVGVDYNNFMFAYTYSYQANSVVLSNSGFHQLTIGFKFNERRDRYDCNCPAINY, translated from the coding sequence ATGACAACTCAAATTAAAAGTGCATTAGCTTTACTAATGCTAATATCAGGTTCATTTTTTGTGAACGCACAAGAAGGAATTCCTGTTTATTCAGATTATTTAACTGATAATTTATATTTGTTGCATCCGTCTATGGCTGGTGCTTCAAATGCAAGTAAAGTTAGATTGACAGCTAGACAACAATGGTTTGATGTTGAAGATGCTCCGAGTTTACAAACACTATCTTTAAATGGTCGAATCACAGATAAAATTGGTGTCGGTGGTATTTTATTTAACGACAGTAATGGTAACTTTTCTCAAACTGGTGCTTACGCAACATTTGCATATCATTTATTATTATCTAGGAATGAAATTGATTTAAATCAATTATCTTTTGGATTAAGTATAGGTGCTATTCAAGGTCGTTTGGATGAAAGTACTTTTACAATGTTTGACCCTATTGTTACCGGAATAGAACAAACTGATACTTATTTTAATTTAGACTTTGGTGTTTCATATTACTTTTTAGACTTTTTCTCTCATTTAACAGTTAAGAATGCCTTACCTGCAAATAGAGATATATTTACAGAAGATTTAGAATCTAACAACCAAAGACGTTATTTACTTTCTGCAGGGTATACAATTAGTCCTTATGGAAGTGATTGGAGTTATGAGCCATCAATTATGTTTCAATCAACAGATGAAACACAAGAGCGTAGTATAGATTTAAATATGAAAGTTTATAAAGCTATGGACTTTGGTAGACTTTGGGGAGGCTTATCTTACAGAAGGAGTTTTGAGGGCGCTGAGTTTACACAGGATGGTGTAGAGGTAAGTAACCAAAAGCTTCAGTTAATTACCCCATTTGTTGGTGTAGACTATAACAATTTTATGTTTGCTTACACGTATAGTTATCAAGCAAATTCTGTAGTGTTAAGTAACTCAGGATTTCATCAGTTAACAATAGGATTTAAATTTAATGAAAGAAGAGATCGTTACGATTGTAACTGTCCTGCAATTAATTACTAA
- a CDS encoding Mrp/NBP35 family ATP-binding protein: protein MKIDKASVLKTLETISVSGEGKNMVESGAVTNVVTFADEVIVDLTLTTPALHIKKRAESDIISAIHSGLDENAKVKVNIKIEAPQKTNEIKGKAIPGIKNIIAVASGKGGVGKSTVTSNLAVSLSKMGFKVGLLDADIYGPSAPIMFDVEAERPLSVTVDGKSKMKPVENYGVKILSIGFFTKPNQAVVWRGPMAAKALNQMIFDAAWGELDFLLIDLPPGTGDIHLSIMQSLPITGAVVVSTPQNVALADAKKGVAMFQQESINVPVLGILENMAYFTPEELPDNKYYIFGKDGAKNLADDLGVPFLGQLPLVQSIRESGDIGRPAALQTGTILESAFIDITKNTVQETVNRNKDLPPTEAIKITTMAGCSAVKN, encoded by the coding sequence ATGAAGATTGATAAAGCATCTGTATTGAAAACCTTGGAAACAATTTCTGTTTCTGGAGAAGGTAAAAATATGGTAGAGAGTGGTGCGGTTACTAACGTTGTGACTTTTGCTGATGAAGTGATAGTAGATTTAACATTAACTACACCTGCATTGCATATTAAAAAGCGCGCAGAATCTGATATTATTTCTGCAATACATAGCGGTTTAGATGAAAATGCCAAGGTAAAGGTTAATATAAAAATAGAGGCACCTCAAAAAACAAATGAAATAAAAGGAAAGGCAATTCCTGGCATTAAAAATATAATAGCTGTTGCATCTGGTAAAGGAGGTGTAGGAAAATCTACAGTGACCTCTAATCTTGCTGTTTCATTATCTAAAATGGGCTTTAAGGTTGGTTTGTTAGATGCAGATATTTATGGCCCTTCTGCACCAATTATGTTTGATGTTGAGGCAGAAAGACCTTTGTCTGTTACTGTTGATGGTAAATCTAAAATGAAGCCAGTAGAGAATTACGGTGTAAAAATACTTTCGATAGGCTTTTTTACTAAACCAAATCAAGCAGTAGTTTGGCGTGGACCTATGGCAGCTAAAGCTTTAAATCAAATGATATTTGATGCTGCTTGGGGTGAATTAGATTTTCTTTTAATAGATCTTCCTCCTGGAACTGGTGATATACATTTGAGTATCATGCAATCTTTACCAATAACTGGAGCGGTTGTAGTTAGTACTCCACAAAATGTTGCATTAGCAGATGCTAAGAAAGGTGTTGCTATGTTTCAACAAGAAAGCATTAATGTACCTGTATTAGGGATATTGGAAAATATGGCCTACTTCACACCAGAAGAATTACCGGACAATAAATATTATATTTTTGGTAAAGATGGTGCTAAAAATTTAGCAGATGATTTAGGTGTTCCGTTTTTAGGCCAATTACCTTTAGTACAAAGTATTAGAGAATCTGGCGATATAGGAAGGCCAGCTGCATTACAAACAGGAACTATTTTAGAATCAGCATTTATAGATATCACCAAAAATACAGTTCAAGAAACTGTGAACAGAAATAAAGATTTGCCTCCAACTGAAGCTATTAAAATTACAACAATGGCCGGCTGTAGTGCTGTAAAGAATTAA
- the porM gene encoding type IX secretion system motor protein PorM/GldM has product MASGKQTPRQKMINLMYLVFIAMLALNMSKEVLTAFGLMNEKLVEANADTTQRNQLAMAGLAEKASEQPAKYAPLKEQADQINALTEELVGYIDGVKNKLTAEMDDPTDYETMDKSNDLDELWYKGGKVTPEGQEFIDKMDTYRNGVVSVIGADLPKVRAEVEKDFSTAPEKDRDGVEKDWLSYNYVGFPLVASITKLTQIQADAKTVESEILSDLLAGQLKSDVSMTNYQAIVVPEKTAFFNGENFKGKVVLGRFDNSLNFDKVTVNGKDLEKTVGGQVVLDFPAGNVGEQEIKGELQFKEGDSLVSIPITSSYAVIPKPNAAVISADKMNVVYRGVQNPMTISIPGVGSVSANAPGLSPAGGAGKYNMNVTTLKQREVKINVSGKLPGGETVSDSKTFRIKDIPRPVGTVRGEEGSIKMQRNGLEISTIGADLPDFDFQLKLNVTGFKFRVPGQPTVRVNGSRLDSRAKSTLRRAKRGETVQIFDIEAGISGNSGYKLKKVSPVIIELTN; this is encoded by the coding sequence ATGGCATCAGGAAAACAAACTCCAAGGCAGAAGATGATTAACCTAATGTACTTGGTTTTCATTGCAATGCTTGCACTTAACATGTCTAAAGAGGTACTTACCGCTTTTGGATTAATGAATGAAAAATTGGTTGAAGCTAACGCAGATACTACACAACGTAACCAACTTGCTATGGCTGGACTTGCAGAAAAAGCAAGTGAACAACCAGCTAAATATGCACCTTTAAAGGAGCAGGCAGATCAAATAAACGCTTTAACAGAAGAGTTGGTAGGATATATTGATGGTGTTAAAAACAAATTAACAGCAGAAATGGATGATCCTACAGACTACGAGACTATGGATAAATCTAATGATTTAGATGAACTATGGTACAAAGGAGGAAAAGTTACACCAGAAGGTCAAGAATTTATTGACAAGATGGATACTTACCGAAATGGTGTTGTTTCAGTTATTGGAGCAGACTTACCAAAGGTTAGAGCAGAAGTTGAAAAAGACTTCTCAACAGCACCAGAAAAAGATCGTGATGGTGTAGAGAAAGATTGGTTAAGCTATAACTACGTAGGATTTCCTCTAGTTGCATCTATTACTAAACTTACGCAAATACAAGCAGACGCTAAGACAGTTGAAAGTGAAATTCTTTCAGACTTATTAGCAGGACAATTAAAGTCTGATGTTTCTATGACAAACTATCAAGCTATAGTTGTACCAGAAAAAACTGCATTCTTTAATGGTGAAAACTTTAAAGGTAAAGTTGTATTAGGACGTTTTGATAACTCTTTAAACTTTGACAAAGTAACTGTTAACGGAAAAGATTTAGAAAAGACAGTTGGCGGTCAAGTTGTATTAGATTTTCCAGCAGGAAATGTAGGAGAGCAAGAGATTAAAGGTGAGCTTCAGTTTAAAGAAGGAGACTCTTTAGTATCTATTCCTATTACAAGTTCTTATGCTGTTATCCCAAAACCAAATGCTGCTGTAATTTCTGCAGATAAAATGAATGTAGTTTATAGAGGTGTACAAAACCCTATGACAATTTCTATTCCAGGTGTTGGCTCTGTTAGTGCTAACGCTCCAGGACTTTCTCCTGCAGGAGGCGCTGGTAAATACAATATGAATGTTACCACATTAAAGCAACGTGAAGTTAAAATTAACGTAAGCGGAAAGTTACCAGGTGGTGAGACCGTATCAGACAGCAAAACGTTTAGAATTAAAGATATTCCAAGACCAGTAGGAACTGTTCGTGGTGAAGAAGGATCTATTAAAATGCAACGTAACGGATTAGAGATTTCTACTATCGGAGCAGATTTACCAGATTTTGACTTCCAATTAAAATTAAATGTAACTGGATTTAAATTTAGAGTACCAGGTCAACCAACTGTAAGAGTTAATGGTAGCCGTTTAGACTCTAGAGCTAAATCTACTCTAAGAAGAGCAAAACGTGGAGAAACAGTTCAGATTTTTGATATCGAAGCAGGTATCTCTGGAAACTCTGGTTACAAGTTGAAAAAAGTATCTCCTGTAATTATTGAATTAACAAACTAA
- the porL gene encoding type IX secretion system motor protein PorL/GldL — protein MAQSKSGKKLMNMVYGLGAAVVILGALFKIMHWPFGNEMLIIGLITEALVFTVSAFEPVDSELDWSLVYPELAGGAASGKKAVAPTDAEGVLSKKLDAMLKEAKIDANLMSSLGDSIKNFEGAAKNMSPTVDAISSQKKYSEELTLAAAQMETLNNLYKVQVESAAKQSEANTAAAENAVALKAQMESLTQNLSSLNGVYGNMLNAMGNNRA, from the coding sequence ATGGCACAGTCAAAGTCAGGAAAAAAATTAATGAACATGGTATACGGTCTAGGTGCGGCCGTTGTAATCTTAGGAGCACTATTTAAAATTATGCACTGGCCTTTTGGTAACGAAATGCTAATTATAGGTTTGATAACAGAAGCACTTGTATTTACTGTTTCTGCTTTTGAGCCTGTAGACTCAGAACTTGACTGGTCTTTAGTATATCCTGAATTAGCTGGTGGAGCAGCTAGCGGTAAGAAAGCTGTAGCTCCAACAGATGCAGAAGGTGTTTTATCTAAGAAATTAGATGCAATGCTTAAAGAAGCTAAGATAGATGCAAACTTAATGAGCAGCCTTGGTGATAGTATCAAGAATTTTGAAGGAGCTGCTAAAAATATGTCTCCTACTGTTGATGCTATTTCTTCTCAAAAGAAATATAGTGAAGAGTTAACTCTTGCTGCTGCACAAATGGAAACATTAAACAACCTTTACAAAGTACAAGTAGAGTCTGCTGCTAAACAAAGTGAAGCAAATACTGCTGCTGCAGAAAATGCTGTTGCGCTTAAAGCACAAATGGAATCGTTAACTCAAAACTTATCTTCATTAAACGGCGTTTACGGCAATATGTTAAATGCTATGGGTAACAACAGAGCCTAA
- a CDS encoding NAD(P)/FAD-dependent oxidoreductase codes for MQETDYIIVGFGLSGLAVTRQLQSHNKKVVVIDKPSQNASKVAGGMYNPVILKRFTLAWNANEQLPYALQFYKSIEDELKIKIINPLPVYRRFSSIEEQNNWFEASDKPLLNEYLNSDLKTTLNKNVNGNYGFGEVKQTGTINTEKLINAFKSKLSSNTNFIEENFNYDLLQVNKDSIIYNNLIARGIIFCEGIGVKNNPYFNTLDIRGNKGEYLIIKAPQLNLEAAVKSGIFIIPLGDNTYKVGASYDRLDTTTNPTETKKIELKKQLDAILTTEYQIIDQVAGIRPTTKDRRPYIGSLKEHENVYLCNGLGSRGVITSPTISKHLVDHILKDLPIPSDISLERHY; via the coding sequence ATGCAGGAAACAGATTATATTATTGTAGGTTTTGGATTAAGTGGCTTAGCTGTAACGAGACAATTACAGTCTCATAACAAAAAGGTTGTTGTTATAGACAAGCCTTCTCAAAACGCTTCTAAAGTTGCTGGAGGTATGTATAACCCTGTTATTCTTAAACGTTTTACGTTAGCCTGGAATGCAAATGAACAACTACCCTACGCGCTTCAGTTTTACAAGTCAATAGAAGACGAATTAAAAATTAAAATAATTAATCCGTTACCAGTATACAGACGTTTCTCTTCTATTGAAGAACAAAATAATTGGTTTGAAGCTTCAGATAAACCATTATTAAATGAGTATTTAAATTCAGACCTAAAGACCACATTAAATAAAAACGTAAATGGCAATTATGGTTTTGGTGAAGTAAAACAAACCGGTACTATAAACACCGAAAAATTAATTAATGCCTTCAAATCAAAACTTAGTAGCAATACTAATTTTATTGAAGAGAATTTTAATTACGATTTATTACAAGTTAATAAAGACAGTATAATTTACAATAATCTAATAGCAAGAGGAATAATTTTTTGCGAAGGTATTGGTGTTAAAAACAACCCATATTTCAATACATTAGATATACGAGGAAATAAGGGAGAATATTTAATAATAAAAGCACCTCAATTAAACTTAGAAGCAGCTGTAAAATCTGGCATATTTATAATACCGTTAGGAGACAACACCTACAAAGTTGGTGCTAGTTATGATAGATTAGACACAACTACAAATCCTACAGAAACTAAAAAGATTGAATTAAAGAAGCAACTTGATGCTATCTTAACAACAGAATATCAAATTATAGATCAAGTAGCAGGTATAAGACCAACAACAAAGGACAGAAGACCTTATATAGGCAGTTTAAAAGAACATGAGAATGTATACCTTTGTAATGGTTTAGGAAGCAGAGGTGTTATAACATCTCCAACTATCTCGAAGCATTTGGTAGATCATATCTTAAAAGACCTACCAATACCTTCAGATATAAGTTTAGAGAGACATTATTAA
- a CDS encoding NAD(P)/FAD-dependent oxidoreductase: MISTDILIIGAGPTGLFTVFEAGLLKLKCHLIDALPQPGGQCSEIYPKKPIYDIPAFPEVLAGDLVNNLMKQIEPFQPGFTLGERAQTIDKQEDGTFIVTTNKGTKHHAPVVAIAGGLGSFEPRKPPISNIKDFEDRGVSYIIRDPEVYRDKKVIIAGGGDSALDWSIFLADVASEVTLVHRRSEFRGALDSVEKVSELSKLGKIKLVTNAEVVGINGSEKLESVVIQHKDKAAQDTLLEVDDFIPLFGLSPKLGPIADWGLEIEKNAIKVDNTLDYQTNIPGIYAIGDVNTYPGKLKLILCGFHEATLMCQSAFQRINPDKRYVMKYTTVGGVHGFDGSVKTAKKEVVQKIG; this comes from the coding sequence ATGATTTCAACAGATATATTAATAATTGGAGCTGGACCTACAGGTTTATTTACAGTTTTTGAAGCGGGACTTCTTAAATTAAAATGTCACTTAATTGATGCATTACCACAACCTGGAGGGCAATGTTCTGAAATTTATCCTAAAAAACCCATTTATGATATTCCTGCTTTCCCTGAAGTATTAGCTGGTGACTTGGTAAATAATCTTATGAAGCAAATAGAGCCTTTTCAACCTGGTTTTACTCTAGGAGAACGCGCTCAAACAATAGATAAACAGGAAGATGGGACATTTATAGTTACTACCAATAAAGGAACTAAACATCACGCACCTGTAGTTGCTATAGCAGGTGGATTAGGAAGTTTTGAACCTAGAAAACCACCTATTTCAAACATTAAAGATTTTGAAGATCGTGGTGTGTCTTATATAATAAGAGATCCAGAAGTATATAGAGATAAAAAAGTAATAATTGCTGGCGGTGGAGACTCTGCTTTAGATTGGAGTATCTTTTTAGCAGATGTAGCTTCTGAGGTTACATTGGTGCACAGACGAAGTGAATTTAGAGGTGCGTTAGATTCTGTTGAGAAAGTTTCTGAGCTATCTAAGCTAGGAAAAATTAAATTAGTAACCAATGCAGAGGTTGTTGGAATTAACGGCTCAGAAAAGCTAGAATCCGTAGTTATACAGCATAAAGATAAAGCTGCGCAGGATACCTTGCTAGAAGTAGATGATTTTATCCCTTTATTTGGGTTGTCTCCAAAATTAGGACCAATTGCTGATTGGGGATTAGAGATAGAAAAAAATGCCATTAAAGTTGATAACACTTTAGATTATCAAACAAATATTCCTGGTATCTACGCTATTGGAGATGTTAATACTTATCCAGGTAAGCTCAAATTGATATTATGTGGATTTCATGAGGCTACTTTAATGTGTCAAAGTGCTTTTCAAAGAATAAATCCAGATAAACGCTATGTAATGAAGTATACTACTGTTGGTGGTGTTCACGGATTTGATGGTTCTGTTAAAACAGCCAAAAAAGAAGTAGTACAAAAAATAGGGTAA
- the porN gene encoding type IX secretion system ring subunit PorN/GldN: MTSNRLLLTLSGLLITSLGFSQANLLNAKTPDEIGVKTEEQIKYDNDDPLEYGYVDDRDVLWSKTTWEIVDLDERVNFPLYYPIDTNNIGKDRRSLYDVLLSNIKNGNIETIYTDSYFTEKRTLKDISAALSKVDTTDYGIEQYNAGEEIDAQYITRRDINAGDISEYHVKGLWYFDKRQGELKYRLLGIAPCAPDVNFIDEEDTQVVELFWVWFPGVREVLHNAKAFNRQNSSQPITFDHLLNSRRFNGVIYKEDNEYGDRTVEDYINNNALMQLLESDRIKEQIRNFEQDMWNY; encoded by the coding sequence ATGACTTCAAATCGATTATTACTTACACTATCTGGACTTTTGATAACCTCTTTAGGGTTCTCTCAAGCAAACTTGCTTAACGCAAAAACTCCAGATGAAATTGGCGTTAAAACCGAAGAACAAATTAAATATGATAACGATGATCCATTAGAGTATGGGTACGTTGATGATAGAGATGTACTTTGGTCTAAAACGACTTGGGAAATAGTAGATTTGGATGAACGTGTAAACTTTCCATTATACTATCCTATAGATACTAATAATATTGGAAAAGACAGAAGATCTTTATACGATGTACTTCTTTCTAATATTAAAAATGGAAATATTGAAACCATCTATACAGATTCTTATTTTACAGAAAAAAGAACTTTAAAAGATATTTCTGCTGCTTTATCTAAAGTTGATACTACAGATTATGGTATCGAGCAATATAATGCAGGTGAAGAAATAGATGCTCAGTATATAACAAGACGCGATATTAACGCTGGAGATATATCTGAATATCATGTTAAAGGTCTTTGGTATTTTGACAAGCGTCAAGGTGAATTAAAGTATCGTTTACTAGGTATAGCACCTTGTGCTCCAGATGTAAACTTTATAGATGAGGAAGACACTCAAGTAGTTGAATTATTTTGGGTATGGTTTCCTGGTGTAAGAGAAGTTTTACATAACGCTAAAGCGTTTAACAGGCAAAACTCATCACAACCAATCACGTTTGATCATTTATTAAATTCAAGACGTTTTAACGGTGTTATTTACAAGGAGGACAATGAGTATGGTGATCGTACTGTTGAAGACTACATAAATAACAATGCATTAATGCAACTGTTAGAATCTGATAGAATTAAAGAACAGATAAGAAACTTTGAACAAGATATGTGGAATTACTAA
- a CDS encoding pseudouridine synthase, translating into MSRDGRRNDNASNKKNKPKVETVDGGIRLNKYIANAGICSRRDADIYITAGNVTVNGKTITEMGYKVKLSDEVKFDGRSITPDKKEYYLLNKPKDVFVSGSLNESGMTVLDIVGRATKARLSPIGKLERSAMGLVVLTNDGTLSKSLANPRHGIRQIYHVQLNKELSQVDLEKIRQGITLEDGEIKVVDISYVENKSKREVGIEIKSTKSHIVQRLFKSLNYEIKYLDRVVFGTLTKKDLPRGMFRHLTKQEIINLGMI; encoded by the coding sequence ATGAGTAGAGATGGACGTCGAAACGATAACGCTTCTAACAAGAAAAATAAGCCAAAAGTTGAAACCGTTGATGGTGGCATTAGGCTAAATAAATATATTGCTAATGCAGGAATTTGCTCAAGAAGAGATGCAGACATCTACATAACTGCAGGTAATGTTACAGTAAATGGAAAAACTATAACCGAAATGGGTTATAAAGTAAAGCTTAGTGATGAAGTTAAATTTGACGGTAGAAGCATAACTCCAGATAAAAAAGAATACTACTTACTTAATAAACCTAAAGATGTTTTTGTATCTGGCAGTTTAAATGAAAGCGGAATGACTGTTTTAGATATAGTAGGTCGCGCAACAAAAGCGAGATTAAGTCCTATTGGTAAACTTGAAAGAAGCGCAATGGGATTAGTTGTGTTAACAAATGACGGTACACTTTCTAAAAGTTTAGCAAATCCAAGACATGGTATTAGGCAAATTTACCATGTACAGTTGAATAAAGAATTAAGTCAAGTAGATTTAGAAAAAATACGTCAAGGTATCACTTTAGAAGATGGAGAAATTAAAGTGGTTGACATTAGTTACGTAGAAAATAAATCTAAAAGAGAAGTTGGAATAGAAATTAAAAGTACTAAGTCTCATATTGTACAAAGACTATTTAAAAGTCTTAATTACGAGATCAAATACCTTGATAGAGTAGTATTTGGAACTCTAACTAAAAAAGACTTGCCTCGTGGTATGTTTAGACACCTCACGAAGCAAGAAATAATTAATTTAGGAATGATTTAG